A genomic window from Camelus ferus isolate YT-003-E chromosome X, BCGSAC_Cfer_1.0, whole genome shotgun sequence includes:
- the TCEAL4 gene encoding transcription elongation factor A protein-like 4 isoform X1: MGEEDGHGKKEGLRVRSSQHSARLEKEEEPVQNPRRKRRGHLNMEKLCSENEGMPENPGKMENKEQPLDAGKPGVACTVEDKEKLENKGRIDHKGKIEDKEVLKDKEKPESEAKPREGKPVSQGKPENEGKPKEGKPESEGKAKEGKPASEPRAAGKRPAGDDVPRKAKRKTNKGLAQCLKEYKEAIHDMHLSNEEMIREFDEMARVEDEVKKTRQKLGGFMWMQKSLQDPFHPRGPRELRGGCRAPQRGFEDIPFV; the protein is encoded by the exons ATGGGGGAAGAGGACGGGCACGGAAAGAAAGAAG GTCTGCGTGTCCGTTCTTCCCAGCACTCTGCTAGGCTAGAAAAGGAGGAGGAACCTGTCCAGAATCCCCGCAG GAAAAGGAGGGGACATCTCAACATGGAAAAACTCTGCAGTGAAAATGAAGGAATGCCTGAGAACCCaggaaagatggaaaacaaagaacAGCCACTGGATGCGGGAAAGCCAGGAGTAGCTTGTACTGTGGAAGACAAGGAAAAGttagaaaacaaaggaaggatTGATCACAAGGGAAAGATAGAAGATAAGGAAGTACTAAAGGATAAGGAAAAGCCAGAGAGTGAGGCAAAGCCAAGAGAAGGAAAGCCAGTCAGCCAGGGAAAGCCAGAGAATGAGGGAAaaccaaaagaaggaaaaccagagagCGAGGGAAAGGCAAAAGAAGGAAAGCCAGCCAGCGAACCAAGGGCTGCAGGAAAGCGCCCAGCTGGGGACGATGTACCCAGGAAGGCCAAAAGGAAAACCAATAAGGGGCTGGCTCAGTGTCTCAAGGAATACAAGGAGGCCATACACGATATGCATTTGAGCAATGAGGAGATGATAAGAGAATTTGACGAGATGGCTAGGGTGGAGGATGaagtgaagaaaaccagacagaaaCTGGGGGGGTTTATGTGGATGCAAAAAAGTTTACAGGACCCTTTCCACCCCAGGGGCCCAAGGGAACTCAGGGGTGGCTGCAGGGCCCCACAAAGGGGCTTTGAAGACATTCCTTTTGTGTAA
- the TCEAL4 gene encoding transcription elongation factor A protein-like 4 isoform X2, which translates to MEKLCSENEGMPENPGKMENKEQPLDAGKPGVACTVEDKEKLENKGRIDHKGKIEDKEVLKDKEKPESEAKPREGKPVSQGKPENEGKPKEGKPESEGKAKEGKPASEPRAAGKRPAGDDVPRKAKRKTNKGLAQCLKEYKEAIHDMHLSNEEMIREFDEMARVEDEVKKTRQKLGGFMWMQKSLQDPFHPRGPRELRGGCRAPQRGFEDIPFV; encoded by the coding sequence ATGGAAAAACTCTGCAGTGAAAATGAAGGAATGCCTGAGAACCCaggaaagatggaaaacaaagaacAGCCACTGGATGCGGGAAAGCCAGGAGTAGCTTGTACTGTGGAAGACAAGGAAAAGttagaaaacaaaggaaggatTGATCACAAGGGAAAGATAGAAGATAAGGAAGTACTAAAGGATAAGGAAAAGCCAGAGAGTGAGGCAAAGCCAAGAGAAGGAAAGCCAGTCAGCCAGGGAAAGCCAGAGAATGAGGGAAaaccaaaagaaggaaaaccagagagCGAGGGAAAGGCAAAAGAAGGAAAGCCAGCCAGCGAACCAAGGGCTGCAGGAAAGCGCCCAGCTGGGGACGATGTACCCAGGAAGGCCAAAAGGAAAACCAATAAGGGGCTGGCTCAGTGTCTCAAGGAATACAAGGAGGCCATACACGATATGCATTTGAGCAATGAGGAGATGATAAGAGAATTTGACGAGATGGCTAGGGTGGAGGATGaagtgaagaaaaccagacagaaaCTGGGGGGGTTTATGTGGATGCAAAAAAGTTTACAGGACCCTTTCCACCCCAGGGGCCCAAGGGAACTCAGGGGTGGCTGCAGGGCCCCACAAAGGGGCTTTGAAGACATTCCTTTTGTGTAA
- the LOC102509233 gene encoding LOW QUALITY PROTEIN: transcription elongation factor A protein-like 3 (The sequence of the model RefSeq protein was modified relative to this genomic sequence to represent the inferred CDS: deleted 1 base in 1 codon) yields MLFKDLRCARSACLFPALCKARKGGTSPESLQDRKRRRHPNMEKLCNENEGKLESEGKPEDEVEPENEGKSDEEEKLKVEGKSEHARKLQNEGRPEDEGSPYGKGKQEKQGKSEAEGKPYSEGKPESQAKPESEPRAAEKRPAEDYVPRKAKRKTDRGTDDSPKNRQEDLQERHLGSEEMMRECGDMSRAQEELRKKQKMSGFHWMQRDVQDPFTQGGNGVSGE; encoded by the exons ATGCTGTTCAAGGACCTGAGATGCGCCAG GTCTGCCTGTCTGTTCCCAGCACTCTGCAAGGCTAGAAAAGGAGGAACCAGTCCAGAATCCCTGCAG GACAGGAAAAGGAGGCGACATCCCAACATGGAAAAACTCTGcaatgaaaatgaaggaaagctgGAAAGCGAGGGAAAGCCAGAAGATGAAGTAGAGCCTGAAAATGAAGGGAAGTCAGATGAGGAAGAAAAGCTGAAAGTGGAGGGGAAGTCAGAACATGCACGAAAGCTCCAGAATGAGGGACGGCCAGAAGATGAGGGATCACCATATGGTAAGGGGAAGCAAGAAAAGCAGGGAAAGTCTGAAGCCGAGGGAAAACCATACAGTGAGGGCAAGCCTGAATCCCAGGCAAAGCCAGAGAGTGAGCCACGGGCTGCCGAAAAGCGCCCGGCTGAAGATTATGTGCCCCGGAAAGCTAAAAGAAAAACGGACAGGGGGACGGACGATTCCCCCAAGAACCGTCAGGAGGACTTACAGGAAAGGCATTTGGGCAGTGAGGAGATGATGAGAGAATGTGGAGATATGTCACGGGCTCAGGAGGagctaaggaaaaaacagaaaatgagtgGCTTTCATTGGATGCAAAGAGATGTACAGGATCCCTTCACC CAAGGGGGCAACGGGGTGTCAGGGGAATGA